ATGTATAATGGAACTTCTTTGCTCTGGGTTTATTTAATTTTTCCCTCTATTTATTTGATTCCTTgtataaatttttcttttagtATCTAATTATGGACTTGAAATTGACATTCTATACGTCCTGCAAAAGCCATGTAAATTCAATTATCATGCAAAAGCCATGTAAAAGGTGATGACTTTTACCTCTACACTCTTATCATTTCGCGACGACATTGCTTACTATGCTAGTGTGCTTAGTTATCTTTGCTGTTCCCATTTGGACCATTGTTGACTCATTTAACGTCAACCCACACCAGTCTTCAACCCTGGAAACCACCTTGATATCTCCGCAAGAAACGAGAAACGCCAAAGCAAGTAGACAGGTTAGTTTTTACCAGACGGTTCCTAGGTAGCTTTATGCTAGTTACTTGCATAAGCAATGAACTCTTGTTTACATCATAAAGCATGTAAGCAGTGGCACATGAGAAGCAATTAAGCAACTGAAATTCAAGCATCTAGAACGAAGGTATCATCACATCTCTGAACGGTGGTCTCAGCTTCCAGGAATTGTAGTTATCATTTGCCAATTTTTACATAGCAATTTTCAAACAGAGATCAGCAAGAACAGTTTTTATTTGGCAGCAGTTGTTCACCGAGCCTGTAGATGACCGAACGTCAAGTCATTAGCATGATGGCATTGGCAGGTTGTTCGTCTGCAAGTCATTACAAACGTACATTCGTTGATTActtccattttattttatttttacttcatttttagcaatttaaatattcttcttttttttcttccaaaaaaaaaaaaaaatcatgctcTAACAATTTTACCACACCCTCTATTAAAAACATGTTTGGTGCGGGATGAGTTCGTTGATGCGAACCTCCTGTTTTTACCACCTTGAGAGTTAAGCCTTCCAAATCATGATTTTGGAAAAACTAACAAATGAACAATTTTgacaaaaagaaaaaattaaattacttaacTTTCGTTCACTAAATCAAATCCCATACCCTATAGACAGACAGGAATTTCTATATCCAAGTTTAGCAAAAACTAGTAGAAGCATCACTATCGCTCCTATTTGCAAGAGATGGAATCTCAAAATGCCAAAGCCTCCCCACGCCCTTCACCAAATACTTCTTGCACAAGAACTCCTCTGCATAAACCTTCTCCACCTTCCTATCCACATCATGCAAATATACATGAGTCACACCTTGGCGTGTCCTTGCACGTGCCATCACTGCAGCTGAAAATATTGCCCCCATCCTCCCTGGTGCCGCTGCAAAATACCCTCGGGGCGCGTCTATCATTATCACGTCCCATTCTTTGTCCAACACCTCATCTGGTAACATGCTTAATGCTAACTTGCATCGTGTGTTACCCTTCAGGCGGACGTCTGGTGGCATGCACTCCTTCTCTTGCTTGTAATAGGAGAGAAGCTTGTGCGCCTCACGTAGTTGTGTCGGGTACTTTACCACATAGGCATGTAGATTTGGTGCGCTTTGGAGAACTGTATGGACCCACTTTGGATCTTCTTCTAGGAATATGGTGGTGCCACGTGGGTTAAGTGACGTCCACATTAAGGAATCGTGGCCTAGGCCAAAGACAAGGAAATTACATGGGGCTAGGGTCTTTAGAACATCAAAGGAAAGAGTGATTTCGGCTCGTGATTGTTGTGGAACCACACGCGACGTGGCATAGTGGAGGATGGCTTGGAGTTGTGTTGGGGTGGTTGCATACTCTTCCACCGCTGATGTTTTATATGCACCACTTAAAGAACATAAAAAGGAGTGAGATGATGATCCTGTAATACTGCTGGCAATGAGGAGAGCCGCGGTGAAGGAGGTAGCGATGAGAATGGCAAGGAACCACGGCTTCTCAGCAAAAAACTGGCGATGGCTTTTCACCTCCGGATCATAGCTATTTTGTTGTTTCTTCATTGtgattttattctttatttttgtGTGATTGCTTTGGAGATGTGAGGAAGAAGGAGGAGAAATGTATTTGGAATGAAAAAGGGTAATACTAGAGGATGAAAGAGGGTAatggccttttttttttctctctttctaaaTTTGGAAGCAAAATGGTGGTGCTACAAGAGATGCCCATCTAAAATCACTCTTTTTATGGACAATGAAATTGTGGTGATGGAGGGATGTGTGACGAAGAGGAAAAAGGCATTAATCACACAACATTTGTGAAGGGAAATCCAAGTTAACACTTACTTTAAAAAATGGCGACATGCAATTTTTTAGGATGAAACTTGTTATTCACACTTATTTTAGAGGATGATTGCCCAACTGAATTGAATTTTAACATGATATAAAATGGAGGAAGGTTACAAGCCTAGCCTAAATACGTATCCACATTTACACACTCTTGAATTATCTAGGACTAACTTATTTTAACTTCAAATTATTTTTGCAATATACTTGAACTAAGCTAAATCTTAATAATTATATACAAATTCGTCATTTCAGTAATGACTTATTAAAAATAATGAGAAATTACCTTAAGTATGCTTTGAATTCTCCCAAAAATGGACAAATCATGAGAAAAGGTGACAGTCCGCATCATAGATCCTGGAATTATTGTCACCACATCGACTTAGGAAATTCATTTTACAAGAAATCCAAAGTCTATCACCCAGTACCAATTTGTAACGTTAACGTGCCAACTTTATTGGACTGCATGGTGAGCTTGTGAGAGAGATTCTCCTCCAAATTAGTGATGTTAGTCAGCGTCCTGCCCttatatttttatgtattttatgcaGCAGACTTTGCACAAAGTTTGGCACTAGTTTCTGTAGTTAATAATCAGAAAATTTCACACTATACACTAATGGGTATTGCTTTTTATGGCCATTTTAGGTACTAGGCCTGCTCTTCCTTTGGGCCTAAATAAAAGAAGTAAGAGCCCACGACAGATAAAAGGATactacaataattttttttcttggaGAAGTCAGAACAAGCTACTACGATATGTTAATGAGAAGAAAAATTGCACAAATTAACCAAATATATATTTGCAGTACTACCCATTAAACATAAACCTGCCAGTCTCTGTAAAATCAGGTTACAAAATTCTAGTGAATAAAGCTCGTTAAGCTAGTGGTAAACATCCTCATCAATCTTTTTCCATATCTAAGGACGTATGGAACTCTATTTGAAGTCCTGATATTCAACcaaaaattaaagtgtttaagtGGAAAGTGATTTTAAATGCTCTCCCTTCCAACGAAAATCTTTATCATAGAGGGATAGATCTTGATTTTAACTCTCCTTTTTTTCAAAGGGAGATGGAATCTATAAACACATCTTGGTTTGGTGCGATCACTCCAAAAGTAGCTTTGTTTGTAGGACTTTACTCATATAAGTCAAATCTATTGAGTTTCAGATCTGTTGTTCAATGGTGGGAGTCTATTGTCCATCAGTTTAGCAATGATCAAAAGATGCTGGCTGCTATAGCTATTTCATGTTGGGAGACTTGGAAGTCCAGGAACGTAGTTGTCTTTAATAATTGTGTTCCAAATCTGATGGCTACTGATACTGCCGTGAGTCTTTGAAATCTAATTCTAGGACTAAGTaagcctaaaaataaagaaagaggTAAGGTCGGTAATCTATTAGCCAACCACTCCAATGCTTAAGTTAGAGGTGTTAATTAAGGACAGTAAAAATGAATAAAGAATTTTATAGTCAATTTGACTGAATAAACGTATTTGATTAATGTCAGTTGCTCATATTTATAGGCCAAAGGCCAAGTAGTGTTATAGCTATCTGTATGAATCTTGAATAGTCGACTAATATCCTAAGATTTCCTTCTGAAGATCCGGCATTATCATTGACTGGTATTGTAGATGCTCGGCCTGTCGGGTGAGCATTTGGACTTATTAGTCCACGTCATTTGTCTTCGTTTGGCCTAACCAGACTGAGCATCTTTCTACTCGGTCTGTCTTCTTTTACTCGGTCTAGGTTGTTTAGACTTTAGTCACTCAGTATAGATAACCCGAGACACGTGTTAGTCAGTCTAGTTCCCCAGCGATGTCTTATCTTTTTGGTTTTAACTTTTTGATTGAGCGCTGACACTTTGATTGTCACATCAAATTATTTAACCAAACGCTaactatttgacttgattctGTGCAGGTAGTATCATTAGCTACTGTTAAGAATATTTATAGATGTTTTAATGAGTTAGATCAGATTAGAACCTCAATTACTGTGTCCCTTTCTCCTTCTTGTAATGAATTGCAAATTCATAGATGGATTCCACCTCGACAAGGGTTTCTCAAGCTTAATTCAGATGTTGCATGGAAAGGCAGAAATGAAACGGCAGCAATAGCAACGATAGCTCGTAATTCGCAAGGAAGAATTGTTGATGGAAGAGTCAAACATGTTACATGTGCCTCACCTCTAATAGGTTAAGCTTTAGCTTTGTTGGGAGCCCAACAAAGCCCAAAAGCTAGCGGATGTAATGAATTTGAGCTCTTTTATTTTGGAAGCAAATTCAGAGATTGCTATTGGGGCCATTTTAAATGCAAAGCTGATtactatttcaaaaaaaaaaaaatctaccggtctaaattaaattaaattatagacATGCCAttacttttaaattaaaaaaaatccacgttataaaaaaaaagatatttttacatttttataGATATcacatttttttaatttagtaaatttgatctaattttaaagtttaattataaatttatgtaaagatCAAAATTGAAATTATAGATATGTATGTAATAactaactaaaataaaatttttttttttttttaaatattttgaggtgaaaattaatttagaatttttatttaaatccatttaaactcaatttctAATAAGAATTAAGCATGTGAGAAGACatgtttgagaaaaataaataattaaaatcataatttttttaaaatttaatttattataaacttaAAATACAAATATGTAATTGCATCTATTTTACATGTAGTTGTATCATACATCTATCCTCACAGGTTTAGTATGGGCACTCATTTGCCTTTCTCTAACTCGTTATTGCATTGAATAATTTACAAGCACAACAATGACCAACTCTAGGTTCTTCCATCTCACTCCGTAATAGCATCCTTGAAAGAAAGACCACTCGGGATCATTGGCAGGACATGTTCTTGATGGGGCACAATCACGTCAAGCAAGTAAGGTCCTGGAGTCTCCAACATTTTCTTGATAGTCTCCCTAAGCTCACTTCTCTTTGTCACTCTTGCAGCTGGAATATCGCATGCCTCTGCAAACTTCAACATGTTTggaaaaatttcttcttcttttgatgGGTTCCCTAAGTATGTATGTGCCCTATTGGAATGATAGAACCTATCCTCCCATTGAACAACCATACCCAAATGCTGATTGTTCAATAACATGATCTTCACAGGCAGGTTCTCGGTTCTTATCGTCGCCAATTCTTGGACATTCATGATGAAACTTCCATCTCCATCAACGTCAACCACTAGAGCATTAGGTCTTGCAATAGCAGCACCTATAGCAGCAGGCAAACCAAACCCCATAGTGCCTAGACCACCAGATGTTAGCCACTGACGAGGCTTTTTGTGCTTGTAAAATTGGGCAGACCACATTTGATGTTGCCCAACACCAGTGCTAATAACAGCATTACCATCAGTTAATTCGTCCAAAACTTGAATTGCATACTGTGGAGGAATTGCTTCTTCAAAATCTTTATATCTTAATGGATATTTCGCTTTCTGTTCATTAATTTCCTCTCTCCAAGCAAAGAAATCGAGCATAGACTTAGCACGTTTCTTCTCCAGCAACCTATTCAACCCTTTCAAAGCAATCTTCAAATCAGCACAAAGTGAAACATGAGGCTGCTTGTTCTTCCCCAACTCAGCCGAATCAATGTCAATGTGAACTATACTTGCCCGACTAGCAAATGCGTCGACTTTGCCTGTCACACGATCATCAAATCTAACTCCAAAAGCGAGCAGCAAATCCGATTGATCTATTGCATAATTTGCATACATAGTCCCATGCATTCCAAGCATGTGCAGTGACAGCTCGTGACCGCAAGGGAAACTACCAAGACCCATTAGAGTACTCGCCACTGGTATATTGGTAAGCTCAACAAATTGCCTTAGCTCCTCAGCACAGTTCAGAGACCCACCTCCAACATACAGCACTGGTTTCTTGGATTCAAAGATCAGCTTCACAATCTGCTCTAATTTCCCAATTTCAGGTCTTTTAGGCAATCTTGATACATACCCAGGAAGCTTCATGGGCACGTCCCAGTTTGGAATAATAAGCTGTTGCTGTATATCCTTCGGGATATCAATAAGAACCGGCCCAGGCCTGCCAGAAGATGCAATATAAAACGCTTCTTTTACAATGCGAGGAATGTCCTCAGCATCAAGAACCATAAAATTGTGCTTAGTAATGGATCTTGTTACTTCAACAATCGGCGTTTCTTGGAATGCATCAGTGCCTATCAAGTTAGAAGGAACTTGTCCGGTAATGGCAACGATGGGGACACTATCGAGCAGTGCATCGGCAAGTCCAGTGACAAAGTTAGTGGCGCCAGGCCCGGAGGTGGCAATGCAAACGCCAACGCGGCCAGAAGCTTTGGCGTAACCCTCAGCAGCAAAGATTCCACCTTGTTCATGTCTTGGTAGAATATTGCGGATTACATAGGAGCGGGTGAGGGCTTGGTGAATCTCCATGGAAGCGCCTCCTGGGTATCCAAAAACGTGAGTCACTCCCTCACGTTCCAAGGCTTCAATGAGGACATCAGAGCCTTTTCTGGGAAACTTAGGGACAATAGTAGGAGTGAAGGTCTCATAGGTTGTTGTTGTTATAGGAGTAGTGGTTGCGTTAGCAGCAGTGGCAGTGGTGGTGGGCTTGGTTTTGGGGTCAGAAAGCGAGGCAGTAGTGATGCAGAGAGAGCGGCGGGTGTTTGATGTTTGGTTAGTAATGGGAAGGTTGGTTTTGAAACGAGGTGTTTGCTGTGTGGTATTGAAGGTTTTGGGGATGCAGAGTTTAGGAGAAGAAGCAGTTGATGCCATCGTTAAGCTCAAGAGCTTTAGGTTCGAAATTCTGAATCTTGAACTGAATCTGTGTGCTATATATACGATGGGAATGAAGAATGTGAGCTATCcgcaaaattttttatttaagaacCACATTGGAAATCTGGAAAAAAGACTAGtggataaataaatttaaaattaaatatgtccacatattttttaattatgaataaaaaataatttttaatatttaaagaataagatgaaaaaattatttaatattaaaattattattttgaatatttaattattaaaaaataaaaaaaaatattttttattaaaaaataaaaaattattttttattaaaaaataactttaattagaaaattttatctttatttagccattttttttttaaaacttatttaGACATCCAATTTTTccattgaaaaattattaagtcAAATTTTCACATGAAGTACGTGTTGGCGTCTCCATTTTTAGAAATCCAAAAAATAAAAACATTATAATTGGCACAAATATATTTATACAAATAAAGAGGtaaattatattttagtttttgaattatGCATTAATTTTGTtcctttaattttaaaacccaacagttttttttttccttgaattTTGATTTTGTCAAAATTAAGGCCTTTCTGTCCAGGAATATTGTTAGTAAAGCATGAAATGACCATATTACTCttgattaaattgaaaaattcttaAAAACCTCTCTACATCATTATCAAATCAACATGCATTCCACAATTTCCATCTGGATTATCAAAATCCAAAGGAAAAAGCTAACAATTCTACTTCATTAGATAGTTATGATCCAAATGtaacttcattaattaattttcttttatcatCAAAAAGACAACTGTAACAccccaagattttaaattttattatttatgagtatttttggtattttaatttcatttgaatttaggaatttttttttttttttgagatttttcggattttaagaatcgggttcgattttccgaaaatataaactttgatgatttttaaaatttaatttaaagaccacgtggcaaaactaaaaatatatttggagtctacgtatttttctgagttttatgaaattttttcgaaatttttggacctcgttttcggtcccgaggcagagtaaaaattcaaaattttgtgtcctgaatcgaaccggccgaatcgaaccggaccggatcggaccggtcgaatcggaccggtctcttctctttttcttcctcccgcgcgcgacgctccctcccctcttctctctctcgtttctctctcctcccctcccctgccgccggccagccgcctcccctgcgtcctCCTCGTCGTAGCCTCCCGGTATCCCGGCTAGCCGTGGCCGCCGAGCATGGAAAGCGCGCGATCTCCCTTCCTCGCGGTGTTtcggcttccccggccaaatccggccgatccggccaccaattggaccgggtcttgtgtccaaaatcatctactcggcgagagctttccatagacaccaagaacgccgaaatccatcgagcggattgtccgatttttgctcgggaagattttagcccatttcgacttttgggctagatttctcgaaaaccgtgaatcccacgagaaaaccgaggccaccagcacgctccattcgtcgagagcttcgcaacgacataaatttcaaatttttccgacaccgtttttcggtgggtcccacgaaacttcgcagtgtttttccgagcatttaatgagcttagaaaattctgaaaaatttatgtactaacccccgtgttatgggcttcgtgtaggtatcctcgattcgcggaaattcgacagttgaccgaagttcgcaaatttcgccgacacggaccgttctggaaaagtctccgaattagaccgaggttttggctagcccccgattgtcagacgtcccgagcgcgttccggaagtcggaatcggcaaaggtaaacccgaaccttgctttttcgtaattttctagtgcttaaataggattaaaaatccataaaatattcgtggtagcttagaaaattacgattctttttgcaatagcttagtaatattgctaaggaccgcggggcaaagttttataatttttagagcttgtttgggcagtttttgcaaaaatgatcaataataaggactaaattgaaattttgcgtattgtgatggatgattgatttgatgggcccaggaggggctgtgtgatatgattgaactgttgatatatggattgtgaatatagaagtgcgtttttttgcccttttgcaggttgggtaggtcctaggtataggggagactctgccggattttcggcacgacttaggacgtactttatctttttctttgtttgtattgagtcaaatttattaagtagatgtaatgtaattgtcgtgagcAGATGACCTTCTTTCTCCGCCACCAcgataatttgtcgtcaagtttgtgagtaaaatattaattttaattgtaatttcaatattattatatgttcaagatgcccatgcatcacttatatgcatatatttatgtagttaaactctaggcatgaattatgttgcattcataatcattaatgtgccatgaatgttgttgtggtaatttggagcagcggtgtgcgttagcgtgcgtgtgatgtggtgtggactatggatagggccaggcgatccacggcttgagtaattgggacccgatccttcgaggggtagtcacggcttgagtaattatttgggaccctcgatttggttattaagtggaagtccgagcttgagtaattcacgcaccgg
The Hevea brasiliensis isolate MT/VB/25A 57/8 chromosome 18, ASM3005281v1, whole genome shotgun sequence genome window above contains:
- the LOC110648859 gene encoding probable methyltransferase At1g27930 — translated: MKKQQNSYDPEVKSHRQFFAEKPWFLAILIATSFTAALLIASSITGSSSHSFLCSLSGAYKTSAVEEYATTPTQLQAILHYATSRVVPQQSRAEITLSFDVLKTLAPCNFLVFGLGHDSLMWTSLNPRGTTIFLEEDPKWVHTVLQSAPNLHAYVVKYPTQLREAHKLLSYYKQEKECMPPDVRLKGNTRCKLALSMLPDEVLDKEWDVIMIDAPRGYFAAAPGRMGAIFSAAVMARARTRQGVTHVYLHDVDRKVEKVYAEEFLCKKYLVKGVGRLWHFEIPSLANRSDSDASTSFC